In Rhizophagus irregularis chromosome 7, complete sequence, a single genomic region encodes these proteins:
- a CDS encoding uncharacterized protein (SECRETED:cutsite_VYA-DH; SECRETED:prob_0.9497); SECRETED:SignalP(1-27) — translation MKSSFSFTIIVAIIFIQVLTPFTEVYADHTVWIHNKVTAGTWTNTATVLENKKGNFDWHGDSGAIDIQGEWAHVGYN, via the exons ATGAAatcttccttttcttttacCATAATCGTTGCAATCATTTTTATCCAAGTCTTAACGCCGTTCACTGaag TGTATGCGGACCATACCGTATGGATACATAACAAGGTAACTGCTGGTACATGGACTAATACAGCAACCGtcttagaaaataaaaaagggaaCTTTGATTGGCATGGTGATTCTGGTGCAATTGACATACAGGGCGAATGGGCTCATGTTGGTTATAACTAG